TCTTAGCTTCATGCCTGAAACAAACGCTAGTACTAAATCATTCGGCTCTACCAATTAACTGACGAAATTTTCTGATGGGCAAGGGCAGTTAAATAGAAGAGCTTCATATATTTAACTGCTTAACCAAATATTCCTAATAATAGTCTCTCCGTCAACCTCATACAAAGAAACTTATCATGTAGGAGGGTAATTGAGTTTAACTGCTTCTTCAAGGATTTTTGGCTTTGAACCATCCAATTGTAACTTTGAAATATAGTTTGAGCAAAAACACCTCGTAAACCCTTAATTAACGATAAATAAGAAGAATCCATTTTGAAAAAAGATTGATCAAAACGGATTCTTCTTTAGGAGTTTTAAATTTAGTTTTATAAAAAAGTTTGATCAATTTCTACCTGTGTTACTCCACAAACGCGCCCGATTGTTGAAGTTCCATCTTTAACTAAGATTTTGGAGTTACATAGGAATTTACAGTTAGGAAACGAATAGTCAAACATGTGCTTAGTCTACTTTCAGTTTTTTAATTTGGAAAATTTCTTATCATAGTTGGCTCTTTCAGTTAAATGAGCATTCCATTTCGTTGCCTTATCTGATTCTTTATTTTCTAAAAAACTTTGAATAATAATTTTAAAGTTAGGGCTATAAGGATACTTTTCGTCTTTGCATAAATTTAGAGCCTTTTCAAAATATACATTCGCATTGTTTAAATCATTTAATTTACGATACATTAAACCAATATAAATTAATCCGCTACCCATTTCTAATTTTGATAACGGCTCTTCTATTGCTAATTCCATTATTTTTATTGCCTTTTTTCTAAAACCAAAAATTTCGTAACGATTCGCTTTACTTACGTATTTTTTATATCTGTTCATTGTCACTACTCCTCAACAATACTACCTCTACCTAACCTAAAGGAATTTACTACAATTATAACTCTGTTTACTTATTCAGCTAACCTATTCCGTGCTTTTATACTTACTGGGCATGATTTTTAATTTACATAAAAACTTGTATAGCAATTCTTTAATCGTTATAAATCTGCATCTTTTTTACACTCCCCCAAAAAATGTTGCTCCATAATATGGCCCTTTAATGGAATAACTTTATTATCACTTAACAGGTTCTTAATCCACAAGAAAAGCCGAAATCCCTTTTTTATAGAAATAGGAAATTCCGGTTCATCTTTTTTATAAACGGTTAAACTTTTTTCAAAACGGTACGACTTTTTTATAAACAGTTCTACTTTATTACAAAGCTACACCAATTCCACTTTTCTTACATACCCTATTATACTGTTCTCACCTTGTGCCAGTATTAAATCAGATTCATCAATAATCATCATGTTTCCCATATTTGGTCTATAGGTTTCACCTTTATCCTATTTTACTTACAGTAACAGTGTCATAAATAAGCTCTCCACCAATTGTTGTATCAGATATATCCGATATAAAGTTTATATACGATGTATCATACATAACACATAACACATCACCCCTCAAAAAAAGGCACAAACACAATTCAGTGTTTATCCCTTTTTGTATGTAACATTGTTTATACGTGAATAAATCCTATCAATGGTTTGTAGAAAGAGATTTTTTTATTGACGGCTTTTAATAAGACTGGGTTCTGTTCTTATTAAACTTAATACAGTCATCGCTTCTAACACACGTAAATTTAATTCTTGGGCAGCAATAAAAGCACTATAACCATCAATAATCATATAAGAATTTTTCTTACTATTACTTATCTTTTCCAGTATTACAGGTTTTTCGAAACAGCCATGTTTTTCAAAATACGCAATATTTTTCGCAACTTTTTCAGAACTTGGAGGGGAGGCTTTAAATTCTTCTGATACTGTAATTCTTTTCAAATTAATCGACTCTCGATCAGAAACAACTTTATACCAAGTATTTTTAAGTTTGATGTTTTTTTCTTTTTTTAATCTCCTATTTCCTTTTGTCTTCTTAGGGTAATATTTAACATCTAAAATGTTTCCCATATGGTCAGTTTCCATTGCAAAAATATGTTTAGCTTTATCCCAATTCCAATAGGATCTAGTATTTTCATTATGATGAATTAAAGTAATGCCCAAAGGGATAAATTGTAAATATTGAATCGCTTGATTCATATTCCAACCCGTATACTGACTACAAAACTCCGCAATATTACTTGATACTTTAAAAAATGGTCTTTCTTTTCCTTGTTTGCAATCAGGACATACCATTAATAATGAATCATCATCGTCTGCAACCATACTGACTACACGTTTATCACATCTTTGGTGACACTTTTGGCACTGCCCATCTAGTTCAGTATGTATTTTTGTGATTTCTTCAAATGTCATATTTTAAGCCCCCTATTTACGTTCTTTTAATGGCACTAAACTTACATATATTCAATTTCGTGAATACTCATATTAAGTATTGATAATATAACATCTATATCTACTGATATATCAGATATAGATGTTATATCGTTGTATTAGCGGGCCAAGATTTTAATATTATTTCGATATAAAAGGCTTTTTGCCCTAAATTGCAATTAGGTTTCCCGCCAAAATTTCCACCATGATTTTTTTTTCTCTTCCTCTGCAGCTAATTGTCTTCTTGTTTCCATGGATTCTTTTATGGCCAACATTAACTTTTTATCTCTTTCATCAATACTACTTTCAATATAGTTTTGCTGCTTTTCTAATTGCTCCAACAGTTTCTGGTTAAACTGCATTTGATTATTTTTAAATGTTTCAAACACGTCTAATAGCTTACTGTAATCAGGGTTTGCTATAGGTGCTGTATCTGTTATATCGTCCATGTCAGATTCTAATATGGTTTTCACTGCTTGACTCAATGTTAACGATCCTGAATTTTTAAGCGTTACAATTTCCTTTATTACCTCTACATCTTTTGGATAATATACACGATGCCCTACTGAATTTTTATTAAATTCATAATGATGCTTTTGCATTAACGCACAATATTTTCTCAGCGTACTTTCCTGGACCCCTAGCATTTTACTTACTGTAACAGTGTCATAAATAAGCTCCCCACCAATTGTTGTATCAGATATATCCGATATAAAATTTATATTCGATGTATCAGACATAACTTATCACCCCCTCTAATACATACAATTCGTAAAAACTCACTACATTCCTTTATAAATCGTTCTACAAATTAAGACATAGCAGATATAACTGACATAGCTGCAATAACCAGCACGTAGCCTAGCGAATAAGTGCGTTTTTTTGGATTAATTACTATCCCATCATGTTGCTTTTCTCCTTCTGTAGTGCTATTTTGCATATTTCTTGTAATTTAAGCAAACTCAACTAACAAATAGGATTATCAAAAAGAAAGTGAATATAGTTAATACAGAATATCGGTTAACTTATTCATATATAAGGTATTTTAAGTTAACCATAAGGGGAGAGCTTCTTTATATTCACTTGGGTTATACCTTTAATACGCCAACCTTTTTAAAACGGGTCAATCCTTAGCAACGTTCTGCCTTGCTCTCACCATATCGAGATATCTTAGGTTCTATTTTCATTACTTTTACTTCCCTTCACATTTTTAAAGCAACAAAAAAGCCGACCCAAAATACACCTACTTATTACGTAGAATGTAAATCAGATCGGCGGGGGATTCCCTACGATTTGTATGCTGTTTTTATCCTAAATGATTGTATCATAATTATTATTTTATACAAATAAGGAATTTAATTTCTTGTGGCTTTTCAAGTGGGAAATCATTTGAATGGAGCAGACATTTTTATAAAGATAATTGAGAGTGTACAACTGCTGTTTAGATTCATCAACTAACCCCTTTTAGTAGTCGTCCCAAATATGCTACAAAAATATGCTGTGAATGGCTTACTGCTATACTTCCTACATACCCGGCATCTTAAAGCATGGTTCTATCGTAAAAAACCGTACTTTAAGAGTAATTCGATAATCGGTAAAAACCCTACTTTAAGAAGCAATCATTTTTTTACCTATTTGCTCACGTGATTCTACTTTTTTAAACCTTAATTCCCTTGCTTTATAATTCCAATAAGTCTACATGTAAATTATTGCTTTTGTATTATCATATTCGGTTGTTGTATTAATTCTTTTAGACACGCATATAGGAATGTTTCTTAAATTTATAAAGTGTTTCACTTTATATGTAAAAGGTGTAGGGAGCTGGCAGGAGTGTTTCACTTTATGCGTAAAAGGTGCACGGGTCTGGCAGCGGTGTTTCACTTTGTTTTTTTAAGAAAAGTCTCATAAACGTTGGTGCTATGCGGTTTCCACCGCTTTGGAATATTTCTTGAATTTATAAAGTGTTTCATTTTATATATAAAAGGTGTAGGGAGCTGGCAGGAGTGTTTCATTTTATGCGTAAAAGGTGCACGGGTCTGGCAGCGGTGTTTTACTTTGTTTTTTTTAAGAAAAGTCTCATAAACGTTGGTGCTATGCGGTTTCCACCGCTTTGGAATATTTCTTAAATTTATAAAGTGTTTCATTTTATATATAAAAGGTGTAGGGAGCTGGCAGGAGTGTTTCATTTTATGCGTAAAAGGTGCACGGGTCTGGCAGCGGTGTTTCACTTTGTTTTTTTTAAGAAAAGTCTCATAAACGTTGGTGCTATGCGGTTTCTACCGCTTTGGAATATTTCTTAAATTTATAAAGTGTTTCACTTTATATATAAAAGGTGTAGGGAGCTGGCAGGAGTGTTTCATTTTATGCGTAAAAGGTGCACGGGTCTTGCAGCGGTGTTTCACTTTGTTTTTTTTAAGAAAAGTCTCATAAATGTTGGTTCTATGCGGTTTCTACCGCTTTGGAATATTTCTTAAATTTATAAAGTGTTTCACTTTATATATAAAAGGTGTAGGGAGTTGGCAGGAGTGTTTCATTTTCTAT
The DNA window shown above is from Solibacillus isronensis and carries:
- a CDS encoding DUF3967 domain-containing protein, with amino-acid sequence MSDTSNINFISDISDTTIGGELIYDTVTVSKMLGVQESTLRKYCALMQKHHYEFNKNSVGHRVYYPKDVEVIKEIVTLKNSGSLTLSQAVKTILESDMDDITDTAPIANPDYSKLLDVFETFKNNQMQFNQKLLEQLEKQQNYIESSIDERDKKLMLAIKESMETRRQLAAEEEKKKSWWKFWRET